In Aquipuribacter nitratireducens, the genomic stretch CCATCGCCCAGGCGACCGGCGGCGAGGTGCCGGAGAGCACGGCCCACCAGCACGCGCTGTTCGAGAACTCCGTCACCGGTGACCCGAACGAGGTGCAGTGCGAGCCCGACCTGCCCGGCGACATCTACCTGTCCGCCGAGCTGCCCGCCGAGGAGCAGGCGGCGCTCCTCGAGTGATGCGACCCCCGTGCCGGAGGGGTCCCCCGCCCTCCGGCACGGGGCCCCACCCGTCCCTGCCGCCCGAACCCCAGCCCCGCCCGCACGAGAGGAGCACGTCGTGGTGCCAGAACAGGCCCCGGCCGCCCCCCGGACCACCGGAGGGGCCGCGACGGTGCCCGGTCCGGTGACCGACCTGCGAGCCGACGGTGCGCACGACACCGCCGGGGCCCGCGTGCCGGTCCTCCGCCTGACAGACATCCACAAGCGCTTCGGCGGTGTGGTCGCCCTCGGTGGGGTCTCGCTGGATGTCCTGCCCGGCGAGGTGCACGCCCTCCTGGGCGAGAACGGCGCCGGCAAGTCGACGCTCATGGGCGTCGCCTCGGGGACGCTGCGCCCGGACGAGGGCACCATCGTGGTCGGCGGTCAGGACGTCGAGCACCTCACGCCGGTGACGGCGGGTCAGCTCGGCATCGCCATCGTCCACCAGCACCCCGCGGTCCTGCCCGACCTCACCGTCGCCGAGAACCTGCGCGTCGCCCTGGGGCGGGCCCGCCTGCGGGAGGAGGGCGCCGAGCCGCGTCGCACCATGCGGGCCCTGCTCGACGACGTGGGCTGCGAGGCGCACCTCGACGACCGCGTCGGCAACCTCACCGTCGCGCAGAAGCACCTGCTCGAGCTCGCGAAGGCGCTCGCCCAGCGCCCGCGCGTCCTCATCCTCGACGAGCCGACGGCGCCGCTCGGCAGCGACAGCGTCGACCTCCTCTTCGACAGGGTGCGCGCCGCGGCCGCCACCGGGACCGCCGTCGTCTACATCACCCACCGGCTCGCCGAGGTCCGTCTGCTCGCCGACCGGGTCACGGTCCTCCGCGACGGCAGGCTGCGGGGGACGGCCGCGACCGTCGACGTGTCCGACGACGAGCTCCTCGCCCTCATCGTCGGTCGCACGCTCGAGTCGACCTTCCCGCCCAAGCGGCCGGACGCCGCCGACGCCCCGCTCGTCCTCGAGGTCGACGGCCTCACCGGCGAGGGGTTCACCGACGTCTCGCTCCAGGTGCGCCGGGGACAGGTGCTCGGGATCGCCGGCGTGGTCGGGAACGGGCAGTCCGAGCTGTTGCGCGCGCTCGCCGGCCTGGCCGCGTCGCACGGCGCCGTGCGGCTGGGAGACGAAGCGCGCCACGGGCGCCAGCTGCTCCGCGACGCCTCGTACCTCCCGGCGGACCGGCACCGCGAGGGGCTCATGATGTCGATGTCCGTCCGGGAGAACGCCGCGGTCGCCGCGTTGCGCCGGTTCACCCGCGGGCCGTTCCTGTCCCGGCGGCGCGAGCTCGACGCCGTCAGCGGGGAGATGCGCGCCCTGGCGGTCAAGGCACCGCACCCGGACACGCCCGTCACCAGCCTGTCCGGCGGCAACCAGCAGAAGGTCGTGCTCGCCCGCGCCCTGCTCGCGGAGCCGCGCCTCGTCCTGGCCGACGAGCCGACTCAGGGCGTCGACGTCGGAGCCCGCGCGGAGATCTACTCGATCCTGCGTCGGGTCGCCGACCAGGGGGTCCCCGTCGTCGTCGCCTCCTCCGACGCGAAGGAGCTCGAGGGCCTCTGCGACGTCGTCGTCGTGATGTCCCGCGGTCACGTCGTCGAACGGCTCGAGGGT encodes the following:
- a CDS encoding ATP-binding cassette domain-containing protein, which encodes MVPEQAPAAPRTTGGAATVPGPVTDLRADGAHDTAGARVPVLRLTDIHKRFGGVVALGGVSLDVLPGEVHALLGENGAGKSTLMGVASGTLRPDEGTIVVGGQDVEHLTPVTAGQLGIAIVHQHPAVLPDLTVAENLRVALGRARLREEGAEPRRTMRALLDDVGCEAHLDDRVGNLTVAQKHLLELAKALAQRPRVLILDEPTAPLGSDSVDLLFDRVRAAAATGTAVVYITHRLAEVRLLADRVTVLRDGRLRGTAATVDVSDDELLALIVGRTLESTFPPKRPDAADAPLVLEVDGLTGEGFTDVSLQVRRGQVLGIAGVVGNGQSELLRALAGLAASHGAVRLGDEARHGRQLLRDASYLPADRHREGLMMSMSVRENAAVAALRRFTRGPFLSRRRELDAVSGEMRALAVKAPHPDTPVTSLSGGNQQKVVLARALLAEPRLVLADEPTQGVDVGARAEIYSILRRVADQGVPVVVASSDAKELEGLCDVVVVMSRGHVVERLEGEELTEERMVRAAVESTTHRRTTDVERPATATRTAGIRRALEGDYAPVVALAVVILGLGAFILSQNDRYLLPFNVTSVLMLVTALGFISLGQTVALLTGGIDLSVGPLAGFLVVVASFFVNDGAALPVLLAGFLLMLVAAGATGAVNGSLVRFAHFTPVAATLVAYIALQGLSFTLRASPGGIISRQVTDALLTTVGPIPVVFVVLVAVTLVLERLLRASGWGLRLRAVGSHEEAARRLGVKVNPTVVAAYVLVSVLVFCGAVLLLAQLGIGDPAQGVGYTLTSITAVVLGGTSLLGGRGTFVGTLLGAFLVVQLLNATTFLGLDQEWQYLFQGALIVVAAVVYSRLRGTRAAGV